The Manihot esculenta cultivar AM560-2 chromosome 11, M.esculenta_v8, whole genome shotgun sequence genome includes a region encoding these proteins:
- the LOC110626614 gene encoding probable WRKY transcription factor 40 — translation MKKTSSTSAASMDYSPSWVDTSLDLNINPRRPNDHALVQERLGLANFMEFGKKISVKEETGALVEELNRVSAENKKLTEMLTVMCENYNALKSQLMDYMNKNQDKELSPSRKRKSESSNNNNNDNTIVMNGNSESSSTDEESCKKPREQVIKAKISRTYVRTEANDTSLVVKDGYQWRKYGQKVTRDNPSPRAYFKCSFAPSCPVKKKVQRSIEDQSVLVATYEGEHNHPHPSQMEATSAATRSLNLGSVPCSATLGSSGPTITLDLTKSNKSNNEPRSSKSRVETPEAQQLLVEQMASSLTKDPNFTAALAAAISGRMLQKNHTEKW, via the exons ATGAAGAAGACTAGCTCGACTTCGGCGGCGTCTATGGATTATTCTCCTTCATGGGTCGACACTTCTTTGGATCTTAATATTAATCCTCGACGTCCTAACGATCATGCTCTTGTACAAGAAAGATTAGGCTTGGCCAATTTTATGGAGTTTGGGAAGAAGATCTCAGTCAAAGAAGAG ACTGGAGCTTTGGTGGAGGAATTGAACCGAGTGAGCGCAGAAAACAAGAAGCTGACAGAAATGTTAACCGTGATGTGTGAAAATTATAATGCTTTGAAAAGCCAGTTAATGGATTACATGAACAAGAATCAAGACAAGGAACTTAGcccatcaagaaaaaggaaatccgagagcagcaacaacaacaataatgaTAATACAATTGTAATGAATGGGAATTCTGAGAGCAGCTCAACTGATGAAGAATCATGCAAGAAACCAAGGGAACAAGTAATCAAAGCAAAGATTTCCAGAACTTATGTTAGAACAGAAGCAAATGATACAAGCTTA GTTGTCAAAGATGGATATCAATGGAGGAAATATGGCCAAAAGGTCACAAGAGATAATCCTTCTCCAAGAGCCTACTTCAAATGCTCTTTTGCTCCTAGCTGCCCTGTCAAGAAGAAG GTTCAAAGAAGCATTGAAGATCAATCTGTGCTAGTAGCAACTTATGAAGGAGAGCACAATCATCCACATCCCTCACAAATGGAGGCAACATCAGCTGCAACTCGTAGTTTGAACCTTGGTTCAGTACCCTGCTCAGCCACACTTGGCTCTTCTGGGCCAACCATCACTCTTGATCTCACAAAATCTAACAAGTCCAACAATGAACCCAGAAGCTCAAAATCAAGAGTAGAGACTCCGGAGGCCCAGCAGTTGTTGGTGGAACAGATGGCTTCTTCCTTGACAAAAGATCCCAATTTCACAGCAGCACTAGCAGCAGCTATTTCTGGAAGAATGTTGCAGAAGAATCACACAGAAAAGTGGTGA
- the LOC110626613 gene encoding probable GMP synthase [glutamine-hydrolyzing], with amino-acid sequence MSGPPRVRSMDIAEPENKAPQKPVKKVEKPQQQDTESKDKKHGKVASAVLRQKSMNGSCSSDASPDSTFSRASSSSSLSSRSWSSGKMVVAARRNGAVRKKQCETKFDTGAKTGGGDDCLAVESGNVVSGNSGPLTAADHLEIKKRCGWVTPSSDPCYATFHDTEWGVQVHNDKKLFELLCLSGALAELTWPVILNRRHMFREVFLDFDPIAVSKLNEKKIAVPGSPASSLLSELKLRSIIENAHQMCKVIDEFGSFDKYIWNFVNHKPIVNNFRHSRQVPVKSPKAEAISKDLVKRGFRSAGPTVIYSFMQAAGLTNDHLISCFRFQQCLTGTETREKDESLKLKTEKKEPTYSTDMGIPRNMDAYSSLK; translated from the exons ATGTCGGGCCCACCGCGTGTCCGGTCGATGGACATTGCCGAACCGGAGAACAAGGCTCCGCAAAAGCCGGTGAAGAAAGTCGAGAAACCGCAGCAGCAAGACACTGAGTCTAAGGATAAGAAACATGGGAAAGTGGCGTCGGCTGTTTTGCGCCAGAAGTCGATGAATGGGTCTTGCTCCTCGGACGCCTCGCCGGATTCGACTTTCAGCCGGGCATCTTCGTCTTCCTCGCTTTCGTCACGGTCATGGTCTAGCGGGAAAATGGTGGTGGCGGCACGGAGGAATGGAGCGGTTAGGAAAAAACAGTGTGAGACGAAATTTGATACGGGGGCGAAAACCGGCGGTGGTGATGACTGTTTGGCGGTGGAGAGTGGCAATGTGGTTAGCGGAAATAGTGGACCACTGACTGCAGCTGATCACTTGGAAATTAAGAAAAGGTGCGGTTGGGTTACTCCCAGTTCTG ATCCATGCTATGCAACTTTTCATGATACAGAATGGGGAGTGCAGGTCCATAATGACAA GAAATTGTTTGAATTGCTATGCCTCTCAGGCGCTTTGGCTGAACTTACTTGGCCTGTCATTCTTAATAGAAGGCATATGTTTAg GGAAGTATTTTTGGATTTTGATCCAATTGCTGTTTCAAAACTAAATGAGAAAAAGATAGCTGTGCCAGGAAGTCCTGCCAGCTCACTACTGTCGGAACTAAAGCTACGATCCATCATCGAAAATGCTCATCAAATGTGCAAG GTCATAGATGAGTTTGGGTCGTTTGACAAATATATCTGGAACTTTGTAAACCATAAGCCCATAGTTAATAATTTCAGACACTCCCGTCAAGTTCCAGTCAAGTCCCCAAAAGCAGAGGCCATAAGTAAAGATCTAGTAAAAAGAGGGTTTCGTAGTGCAGGGCCAACAGTCATATATTCATTCATGCAAGCAGCTGGATTGACAAATGACCATCTCATCAGTTGCTTCAGATTCCAGCAGTGTCTTACTGGTACTGAAACAAGGGAAAAGGATGAGAGTCTTAAGTTAAAGACTGAAAAGAAAGAACCTACATATTCAACTGACATGGGAATTCCAAGAAATATGGATGCCTATAGTTCCTTGAAATAA